A single window of Tuberibacillus sp. Marseille-P3662 DNA harbors:
- the leuD gene encoding 3-isopropylmalate dehydratase small subunit: MEPLTQHQGLVYPLNRVNVDTDQIIPKQFLKRIERQGFGQFLFYNWRFDQEGNLNGDFSLNEPRYHNASILVSGHNFGCGSSREHAPWALQDYGFKIIIAPSFADIFYNNCFKNGILPITLPEDQVEELVAHAEAQALSLNVDVEQQTITGGGGFEATFQVPSYQKQMLLNGWDEIAMTLAYDDKISAFEDTRRNVG, encoded by the coding sequence ATGGAACCCTTGACGCAGCATCAAGGTTTGGTCTATCCATTAAATCGCGTTAATGTTGATACCGATCAGATCATTCCGAAGCAGTTCTTGAAACGGATTGAACGGCAAGGTTTTGGCCAATTCTTATTTTATAATTGGCGTTTCGATCAAGAGGGTAACCTCAATGGAGATTTTTCCTTAAATGAACCCAGATATCATAATGCCTCTATTCTAGTTAGCGGTCATAATTTTGGCTGTGGTTCATCCCGGGAGCATGCACCGTGGGCATTGCAGGACTATGGGTTTAAGATTATTATTGCACCGAGTTTTGCTGATATTTTCTATAACAACTGTTTTAAAAATGGTATCCTTCCTATCACGTTACCTGAAGATCAGGTGGAAGAGTTGGTTGCCCATGCGGAAGCGCAAGCATTATCGCTCAATGTGGATGTTGAGCAGCAAACAATCACAGGTGGCGGTGGTTTTGAGGCAACATTTCAGGTCCCATCTTACCAAAAACAGATGTTGTTAAATGGATGGGATGAAATCGCAATGACATTGGCGTATGATGACAAAATAAGTGCGTTTGAAGATACGCGGCGGAATGTCGGTTAA
- the leuC gene encoding 3-isopropylmalate dehydratase large subunit gives MSQPKTIIDKIWEKHVVHQEEEKPDLLYIDLHLVHEVTSPQAFEGLRMKGRQVRRPELTYATMDHNVPTVHRNIIKDEIAKKQMTTLEQNCQAFGVPLADINHPDQGIVHVIGPQLGLTQPGKTIVCGDSHTSTHGAFGALAFGIGTSEVEHVLVTQSLWQDRPKTLQVKADGELGLGVTAKDLILAIIAKFGVKFGAGHVIEYTGSAIKNLSIEERMTICNMSIEAGARAGLISPDETTVEYLRDKRHVPEGEAFEETAKEWLALATDEGAAYDRTLEIDASEIEPQVTWGTNPSMCVPVSAAVPNPEQLTEPTDREAGYRALEYMNLDVEQPIQEIGIQHVFIGSCTNSRLSDLQKAAKVVKGKKVNNSVKAMVVPGSRTVKQEAEQAGLDKIFTDAGFEWRDAGCSMCLGMNDDIVPYGERCASTSNRNFEGRQGNGARTHLVSPEMAAAAAIEGRFVDVRHYSEPVYS, from the coding sequence ATGAGCCAACCCAAAACAATTATTGATAAAATTTGGGAAAAACATGTTGTTCATCAAGAGGAAGAGAAACCTGATCTTTTATATATCGATTTGCATCTCGTTCATGAAGTGACCTCACCTCAGGCCTTTGAAGGTCTTAGAATGAAAGGCCGGCAAGTCCGGCGCCCAGAATTAACGTATGCCACGATGGATCATAATGTGCCGACCGTTCATCGGAATATTATCAAGGATGAGATTGCCAAAAAGCAGATGACGACACTGGAGCAAAACTGTCAGGCATTCGGTGTTCCACTTGCCGATATCAATCATCCTGATCAAGGTATTGTTCACGTAATCGGTCCGCAACTTGGTTTGACACAACCTGGTAAAACGATTGTTTGTGGTGACAGTCACACGTCGACGCACGGAGCTTTTGGTGCTTTGGCTTTTGGCATTGGCACGAGTGAGGTTGAGCACGTTTTAGTCACGCAATCTTTGTGGCAAGATCGTCCGAAGACGCTCCAAGTCAAAGCGGACGGCGAATTGGGTCTCGGCGTTACGGCTAAAGATTTAATTTTGGCGATTATCGCTAAATTTGGTGTGAAATTTGGTGCTGGTCACGTCATTGAATATACCGGCAGTGCTATTAAGAACTTGTCTATTGAAGAACGCATGACGATTTGTAACATGTCAATTGAGGCTGGGGCGCGGGCGGGTTTGATCAGTCCTGATGAAACCACGGTAGAGTATTTGCGCGATAAGCGGCATGTTCCTGAAGGGGAAGCATTTGAAGAGACGGCTAAGGAATGGTTGGCGCTTGCGACGGACGAAGGTGCTGCGTATGACCGTACCTTAGAGATTGATGCCAGTGAGATCGAACCGCAAGTGACATGGGGGACGAATCCGTCGATGTGTGTGCCTGTTAGCGCGGCGGTACCGAACCCTGAGCAATTGACTGAGCCAACGGATCGTGAAGCAGGTTATCGTGCATTAGAATATATGAATTTGGATGTGGAACAGCCGATTCAAGAGATTGGTATCCAACACGTATTCATTGGTTCTTGTACGAATTCACGGTTATCAGATTTACAAAAAGCGGCTAAAGTCGTCAAAGGAAAAAAGGTCAACAATAGTGTTAAAGCCATGGTTGTTCCTGGATCAAGGACAGTCAAACAGGAAGCTGAACAAGCGGGTCTGGATAAAATTTTTACTGATGCTGGTTTCGAATGGCGTGATGCGGGCTGCAGCATGTGCTTAGGCATGAATGATGACATTGTTCCTTATGGTGAGCGGTGCGCTTCAACGTCGAACCGGAATTTTGAAGGCCGACAGGGGAATGGCGCTAGAACACACTTGGTCAGTCCGGAAATGGCAGCGGCAGCCGCGATCGAAGGCCGTTTTGTCGATGTGCGGCACTACTCAGAACCCGTTTATTCATAA
- the ilvA gene encoding threonine ammonia-lyase, producing the protein MENLSNVVHRTPLTTSMTFDRISGKRLYMKMENRQKTGAFKIRGATNKVYQLSAQDASKGVIAASAGNHAQGVAVAATKRGIPAKIFMPEGTPAVKAEATRQYGAEAILAGASYQETYEAAVTEQERGGSTFIHAFDDPDVMSGQGTVALEMLQQQPELDTILVPVGGGGLIAGIAVAIKTFRPDIRVIGVQTERASVVYNQYHQNGPSVLSKVDSIADGIAVKKCGSLTFPIICQYVDDVVTVSDEEIASAVVLMLEREKTLVEGAGAAALAAGLFQPQYVRGRRCGVVVSGGNADMTSLPRIQKLAQERMKEHLKTG; encoded by the coding sequence ATGGAGAACTTGAGCAATGTTGTTCATCGGACTCCTCTGACCACATCGATGACGTTTGACCGTATAAGCGGCAAGCGCCTTTACATGAAAATGGAGAACAGACAAAAGACCGGCGCCTTCAAAATTCGCGGGGCGACCAACAAAGTCTATCAATTATCGGCCCAAGACGCATCAAAAGGTGTGATTGCGGCATCAGCAGGCAATCATGCTCAAGGTGTCGCTGTTGCAGCTACTAAACGCGGTATCCCGGCGAAAATTTTTATGCCGGAGGGAACACCGGCAGTTAAGGCTGAGGCGACAAGGCAGTATGGTGCCGAAGCGATTCTTGCGGGCGCCTCTTATCAAGAAACGTATGAGGCAGCTGTCACTGAACAGGAGAGGGGAGGTTCGACCTTCATCCACGCATTTGACGATCCTGATGTCATGAGTGGGCAAGGAACGGTTGCCTTGGAAATGCTCCAACAGCAGCCGGAATTGGACACCATTCTCGTCCCAGTTGGCGGCGGCGGATTAATTGCTGGCATTGCCGTCGCGATTAAAACATTCCGGCCCGATATCAGAGTGATCGGTGTCCAGACTGAACGGGCTAGCGTTGTCTATAACCAATATCATCAAAATGGTCCATCAGTTCTTTCAAAAGTGGACTCGATTGCCGATGGTATTGCTGTCAAAAAGTGTGGATCGTTAACGTTTCCAATCATTTGTCAATATGTAGATGATGTTGTGACCGTCAGTGACGAAGAAATTGCATCAGCTGTTGTCTTGATGCTTGAACGTGAGAAAACCTTGGTGGAAGGAGCTGGCGCCGCGGCTTTAGCCGCTGGATTATTCCAGCCGCAATACGTGCGTGGTCGCCGATGCGGTGTCGTTGTCAGCGGTGGCAATGCTGACATGACCAGTCTCCCACGTATACAAAAATTGGCGCAAGAACGGATGAAAGAGCATTTGAAAACAGGATAG